The genomic DNA GTCAACTTCGGGCAAGGAGAGGGGGGTTGGGCCTTCCTGAACATTGAACTTATATTTCACACCAGAAATATTAGAGAAACTTAAGTATAATTAGCGGATAATCGCGCTAAAGGTGTTTCGGTGACTTTAAGGGATTTTGAATCCGGGATCATGTGTATACATGAACTCATTCTCAATCATTAGGCTAAATTCATTGGAGTTAGGTACATGTATGAATCATTTTGTATGTACCGTATGATTGTTTATAGGTAATTAAGcagaaaattattaaatatcaaattaGGCGGTCGTTGCCGTCGATAGCAATCTGATTCTTAGTTTCCTTTTTCGATAAGATCtcaatttcctttttgttGGTGTAAAAGCACTCTAACATTCAtgatgagatgagatgagtGTACAAGTCAAGGTTTAATGTCGTTGATTTCCAAAAACTCAATATCTCACTATTATGATTCGTAGTGTTATTGGTCGATCAAAAGGTGTTGAGTCCAGTCCTAAATTATACATGAAAATCTTGATGAGGAGAGTAGAAAATTTAAGTAATATCTCCGCCCATCTCTACGGTGTTCCCATTTATTTTCCACCTTGACCAATGTATACATTGATGAGGACTGTTACGCTCGAGAAAAATATCAACCTATCACTAGCTTGATGAGTGACGAATGGGTTGATAATATTCTTTTCAGACAAGATACACATATCCATGTGTTGCGTCGTTGATTTTAGGGCTTACTCAATTGGAGAGAACTAGTTATTATACGCTGGTTTTCGCCTTTCAGTCAGTTCAGCTCGTCGAGTCTTTATATATCGTATATGTCGGTCTATGCGATATAACAACATCACCCGTTATGCATAAATGTTATGGCTTAAGTCTAGCTAGCTAGCCAGCCAGCCAAGGCTTTCACGCGACGCTCAAAGTTTAGACACAAATGCAATTACATGATGGGGTATAGTTATTAGTGAACAAATTAAATAGCtagaaataatatttaagaCAAAGGATGGGGAAAAGACAGAAGGTGGGTGACCTAAAATTCAACAAGGTCGTTGGGGAGAGTTGGGCCGAACTAAAGTGGGCATATTCGGGCCCTATGTCGTAAATTCCCAGTTGGGCCTCACACCCCATATATCTTTGCCTCTTCGACGAGCCGATACTCCACACGATTCGACACTTggtgtatttatttatatatttatatataaaacaataaaagGAGGTCCGTCTGTTGAACAGGGCGAGTATGTACTTTTTCCATACTGAGGCAcgtcctttttccttttttgttccTCTCAATTTCCTTAGTTCGTATTAAGCAAAGTAACTTCGTCATATAAAGATAAGAATGGGTAAGAGAGCACCCTTTCTTTCTCAAATCCTTAGGTCGAATCCCACAGCTGCCCCTTCACCTTTTTATTCCCTTTCTACCACCCCCCCTTTCCTTATCCATTTCCTTTATATAAATTGAGCCGGTCTATGAGCTTATGTAAGTAAGCTTTAACTGGCGTGGTAAGGCTCAACCTTCTTTTgcccaaactccctagcctttCTTGGCtgaatttttctctctttgtttgttttttttttggtctctCCATCCTTTTCCTAATCTTATGTTTTCTTTCCTTATCTTTTTCCTAATAGCCtttatcattatttattttttgatgaatgCTTTTACTATATTATCGAATCCCTCCTACAAATAAAATTCGTTCACTCAAAATTAAAGAACTGCTAAATACCTTTTATAGCTCGATCAtcattttctaattaaaatattaaaaattcaaattaagattAGTAAAAAGTAATGTTAGATTTTAAATTGATTGAAACATTAATTagcataatattttataaaaaatatgaatcaTTTACTATCATCAAAgagtttataatatttatatataagtagTTCTATCATTggtttaataataatttatattgacTATTATTACACAAGTTATTATgatagacaaaaaaaaaaatttgatgaaaagTTTTCTGGACCCGAGATAACGCGCCGGTGTTGGACACTAGTAAGTGATGAAAATTCTACAAAGCTTCCAATTTtgctatgttttttttttttttgtgttttggTGTCCAGATTAAGCAAATCGCATCACACgttattcaccaaaaaaaagaaaaagaaaaagaaaaggaaaagaaagaaagaaagaaagaaatcacaTCACCCACTCGACAAAAAAACGACAGCAGGGTATGGATGGGGGTAGAGGAGAATTGTGCAAAGGAGAAGTACGTGGCGAGAAAGGAAAGAGGGGTCATCGCATGCAGCCCCTGCATGAGAAGCACACGACCACGTGCACACTGCAGTGCACACCGGCCCTCTCCCCCTTACTTAGCTTAATTAGCTCTCACTCATCTTCtcccccccctccccctcaAAAACCGACTCCTCTcccttcctctcctctctATATACATCCATTGCATACTATAAACCTTCTCTCTCTGTGTATATCCTACTCAATACTCCCCCAACCCCCAAGATTGTTACACCGCACACGTCCATATCTagctatatatacatattataccTCTTTCCCTCgctatctatttatataaaaaaaaaaagaagggttGGTTCTTTGCGATCTCATACTTACTGATTTCAAAATTCCAATGGCAGAACACCAAGCTCACGGCCAGCACCAGCCCCGTTCCCACCAGGTTGTCAAGGCTGCCACCGCCGTCACTGCTGGCGGCTCCCTCCTCGTTCTCTCCGGCCTGACTTTGGCTGGCACCGTGATAGCTCTCACGATCGCTACCCCTCTTCTGGTGATATTCAGTCCCGTGCTGGTCCCCGCAGTGATCACGGTGGCCTTACTGACCATGGGGTTCCTTGCCTCGGGCGGCTTCGGGGTGGCTGCTTTGACGGTGCTCTCCTGGATATACAGGTACGTCACCGGGAAGCACCCGCCGGGAGCTGACCAGATCGACCATGCCAGGATGAAGCTCGCCAGCAAGGCCAGGGAGATGAAGGACCGTGCCGAGCAGTTCGGTCAGCAGCATCTCACCACCGGCCAGCAACAACAAACTTCCTAAGAAGAGTACTGCAAGCGTGCACTGCTGGCATGTGTGGGaatatttgaataaatttGCGAGTGGTTGTGATCGAGCTAGCGGCTGGGTTCTCTCATCTCATTTACGTGCAGTTTGATCGATCGGTGCGTGTTTACATGCGGTGGTGTTTTGTTTTGTACTGGCTAGTGTTTCTTATGCGTTGTTTGGTGTATAAGTCTCTCCCGTTGGCCACAAATGGAGAGAGCTACTCTTTTCAATTTCTAGTTTTCAATGTATGGACCATATCGAGTGCCTGAGAGTTTTTATCTCTTTATGTTTCTATATGTTAATAATGGTCATCtgcctctttctttttcctttttcttttaaataatttcCTGATGTGGCGGGCCGGACAttcattattaattttgaaaaattccaTCTGTGCTAATCCGCTTGATCAAATTCCATCTGTACTTCCCCGCGcacccccacccccccaaccccccccccccccccccccccccccccccccccccccaaaaaaaaacaaaaaaacaactGTGACAGTCTGCTGGATTGATATCGACATTAACGAAATTTCACTTGGTCTATTGTCTTGGTTTGACACTTATTAGTCGTAGTGGGTTTAGTGCACTGAAATCCCATTTagttcttttcctttcattcCAGGCCCAGGGGTTTTAACGTATGATAGTTAAGATCTGCATTTGAGTAGAAGTAACATGCTGTCCATGTCTAGGGTAAACCCCGATTAGAGGCGAGCATGTATGCGGCGAGCATGTATGCAGGTTGTTTGGTTGGTTTGGATTGGAGTCTCGTCAATAGAGAAATTGGAAGAATTATGATTTCGGTTGCACTAGAAAAATAAGTTGATTTCgggtttataaaaaaatataaatagagaaattggaagaaaaataaataaatttttggtTGTGAACTTTATGAATGAAGAATTCGCAATGGGGAAGAGCTTTACCTTAAGGGTTGATTCGGTTCGAACTTGTATTAGTTGTGTTTGGAGTTCATTAAGTTTCAGATACATACTAGGTGGGGTAGCATCCCGAAAAATTGTTTTGCACCGAAAACAAGGTTAGCTAATGTACGTATTTTGATTATTAAACTTTTCACCACCTTTGCCCCTAGACTTTTCTATTTTGCCCCGCTTAAGTGTGCGGATGGTCCTATATAGGTTCGCGTATAGGATAAGTACGTCTGTGATCGATCGAAAGTTCACAAAGAATAAAAAGTACTCTACCAAAgaaaaatgtatttttgtaatgaaaaaagaaaaaaaaaatataactgaaaaggaaaaggtaTTTTGCTTTTCAGTGAAGAAAAATGTCCTTTAATAATCTAACAAAGAaagatgttttttttttccttcggtGGAATAAAAAACGAGATATAAAGGTCGAAGTCCCATTACAATGGCCAAGAAAAATGTCCTTGAAGAAGTAAATTTTGTGGGACATAAATGGACGGAATACGCATTGACAAATGCAGGGAGAAGATTTGATGTTACCATCCAATATCGTTGTGTGGAACAACTACGGCAACATCACCAAGAAGTTAACTTTGGGGGACACATAAATGGGCGcaaaatatatgtattgaGATAAACGGATTTTAATGCGGTAGACAAAAAAgtgaatgaagaaataaaaggttTTGAGTTCAATTCTCaccaataaaatttatatacacttttatttcactttatattttgttttgataTTTGGTCATAGACTTCTCTTACCCTCCATATataacatacatacatatatgcattGCCTAGCCTAGTGTAGTGAGAAGATTGATGCTTGAACGCGGCCGGCCGGTGTCATGGGTGTGGAACATATAAACAAGTACGACAACATCGTAGACTAAATTTCACCAGTggatttaatttatattaggTTATAATACAATATCTACAGAGGAAGGAATTTTAATGTACAAAACGCTACTTAAAAGCAAGAGGTCTCGAAATCAATTATCATCAATGAaacttatttttctatatatttcactttattttatatttttatattagacTTATGAACctccaaattaaaataatagcaataataataaagtatCGACACGAATTATCGGAACAAGCAAGGCCACATCATAGACCATATATCAACAGTAGATATGGTCAGGGCCTGAGAAATTAGGCTTCAGTGTGAATGTCGTCAGAAGTGATTGGGTGGATGATAATCGGGCCGGAAGAACTGGGCAATATTGAAAGTACGCTATGACACGTGGGCCAAAGATGGAGGAGGTGAGCCTTAAAAGGTAGACTCGCGCGCAAGGCCTAAGGCGGGGGCTCTGCTCTGGCTGCCTCACATCACGAGTAAATATTGAGTGAATATTACTTATCTATTTGAACgtgtaatattaaataaaaataattgaaagtgAGAAATTGATTCCACAATGGGTcatgaattttcatttataagtattttaattgatttttactcatttaaaatagataaataatacactttgaatattttctctcGCATCATGATAACGAAGAGAGATTCGGAGGAAGTGCTTCGCTCGCTCCCTTCTATGCTAGCCAGCACAAGAGAGACACTACCAATAATTTAATGGACGAGAAACTCTCATTATGAGCAATTCCATAGGGAAATTCTAAAGAGAACCCTCGGTCACCGTGACCCTACCCTCCTAGCCGTTCGATGGTGAGTGAGATGCGGTCTCCACACACTATGCACGGCTGGGATATGAGTGTTATGGGGATACGGGCTGGGATATGGGTGTTACGGGAATACGGGTGTTACGGTGATCCAGGATCAATATAGAAGCACTCCAATTACGTATTAACGGTCGAGAAATAATCACACACGTTCGTACgctctatctatatatatatataggatggACACCTAATCGGTACACATTATCCTTCCTCTCTTAACACGCCCAAGAAccagctagctagctagcacGTCTCAAATATCGAAACTCTCTCAATAATCCCATCTTGTCAAGTACTGATAACAgttcaaatcaaatcaatcaAGCAGCTCCGAGATCCAACCGAGGCGCTGCAACTCTTCATCGCTCGATAAAGCATCCAACCCTAACCCTCTAACCCTTTGATGATCACAGCAGCCTCCATCGCTGTCGACCCTGTAGACACGATTAATtaccttattattattagtactACTGTCGTGATCCCGTCCTGACCCCCCTGCAACCAACCCCCTCAAGTTCTTCTTCAGATTATCTGAAATCTCGCCGATCGCCAATTCCTGATCCTCCTCATCAACATCATCACCCTTACCATTCTTTGTCGTCGTCATCATAGAATCATCGGGTGTTGCCGCTAGATCACTCGGCAGTGGAGAGCCATCCCTGCAGCTGTACTCGTCGTCCAGAGGGCAAGGTGCAGTGCGCCTGTAGGTGAATTGGGGCCGATGATGCTTGTTGTCCTTGGTCTGTGGCCGGAGCTGGTCAGGGGAATGAGCGAAGAAGCAGACTTTCCGCTGGCAGTACTTGCCAGCATTGCAGGCACGGGTCCGATATTTCGTGGGGTGGAGCCAGTACTCGAACACGCCATGCGCATACTCGCAAGCTTCGCCCTTGGGGCAGGATATTCCCCCGCTGTCACGGAATGCTGCACAGACGATCGCGCAGTAGCGGAAC from Punica granatum isolate Tunisia-2019 chromosome 2, ASM765513v2, whole genome shotgun sequence includes the following:
- the LOC116194494 gene encoding oleosin 1-like produces the protein MAEHQAHGQHQPRSHQVVKAATAVTAGGSLLVLSGLTLAGTVIALTIATPLLVIFSPVLVPAVITVALLTMGFLASGGFGVAALTVLSWIYRYVTGKHPPGADQIDHARMKLASKAREMKDRAEQFGQQHLTTGQQQQTS
- the LOC116195107 gene encoding zinc finger CCCH domain-containing protein 20, with translation MLNAAGNNCWEFSNHHHHCHADCRIEDEIYTSDEFRMYAYKIKRCPRTRSHDWTECPYAHRGEKAQRRDPRRFRYCAIVCAAFRDSGGISCPKGEACEYAHGVFEYWLHPTKYRTRACNAGKYCQRKVCFFAHSPDQLRPQTKDNKHHRPQFTYRRTAPCPLDDEYSCRDGSPLPSDLAATPDDSMMTTTKNGKGDDVDEEDQELAIGEISDNLKKNLRGLVAGGSGRDHDSSTNNNKVINRVYRVDSDGGCCDHQRVRGLGLDALSSDEELQRLGWISELLD